One part of the Salinimonas iocasae genome encodes these proteins:
- the nrdB gene encoding class Ia ribonucleoside-diphosphate reductase subunit beta, producing MKYTTFNQQSINPLSEPMFFGNPVNVARYDQQKHSIFEKLIEKQISFFWRPEEVDVSRDRVDFQKLTDPEKHIFISNLKYQTLLDSVQGRSPNIAFLPIISLPELETWVETWSFFETIHSRSYTHILRNLFSDPSDIFDDIVVNDEIKRRASDISRYYDDLIFATQLWQTLGEGTHTVNGETHTINQRELKKKLFLCMNSVNALEAIRFYVSFACTFAFAERKLMEGNSKIIRLIARDENLHLTSTQHILNIWAKGKDDPEMAEIAEECKDQAREIFMCAVAQEKEWADYLFKDGSMIGLNKQILCEYVEYIANQRMAAIGLDTPFEVKSNPLPWMNNYLNSDNVQVAPQEAEISSYLVGQIDSSVSEDDFADFEL from the coding sequence ATGAAATACACCACTTTCAATCAGCAAAGCATTAATCCGCTTTCCGAGCCAATGTTCTTCGGCAACCCGGTTAATGTGGCACGTTATGATCAGCAGAAACATTCAATATTTGAAAAGCTGATAGAGAAGCAAATAAGTTTTTTCTGGCGTCCGGAAGAAGTGGATGTCAGTCGTGATCGTGTCGACTTTCAGAAGTTGACGGATCCTGAGAAACATATTTTTATCTCTAATCTGAAATATCAGACATTGCTGGACTCTGTTCAGGGCCGCAGCCCGAATATTGCCTTTCTTCCTATTATCTCTTTGCCAGAGCTTGAGACATGGGTAGAAACCTGGTCATTTTTTGAGACAATTCACTCCCGCTCTTATACGCATATTTTGCGAAATCTTTTCTCCGATCCCAGCGATATTTTTGATGATATCGTGGTGAACGATGAGATTAAGCGGCGTGCGTCAGATATTTCCCGTTATTACGATGATCTGATATTTGCAACGCAGCTATGGCAAACACTGGGCGAAGGTACGCATACAGTAAATGGTGAAACACATACCATTAATCAGCGCGAGCTGAAAAAGAAGCTGTTTCTTTGTATGAACTCGGTCAATGCTCTGGAAGCGATCCGATTCTATGTCTCTTTTGCCTGCACGTTCGCATTTGCCGAGCGTAAGCTGATGGAAGGTAATTCAAAAATCATTCGACTCATAGCCCGTGATGAAAACCTTCATCTTACTTCTACTCAGCATATTTTGAATATCTGGGCCAAAGGGAAAGATGATCCTGAAATGGCTGAAATTGCAGAAGAATGTAAAGATCAGGCTCGTGAGATCTTTATGTGTGCCGTTGCTCAGGAAAAAGAGTGGGCAGACTATTTATTTAAAGATGGTTCAATGATTGGCCTGAATAAGCAGATTCTGTGTGAGTACGTGGAGTACATTGCCAATCAGCGTATGGCAGCGATCGGATTAGATACGCCGTTTGAAGTAAAAAGTAACCCACTCCCCTGGATGAACAACTACCTGAACTCCGATAATGTTCAGGTAGCACCTCAGGAAGCCGAAATCAGCTCTTATCTGGTTGGTCAGATTGACTCCAGTGTCAGCGAAGACGATTTTGCCGACTTTGAGCTTTAA
- the dapA gene encoding 4-hydroxy-tetrahydrodipicolinate synthase, whose translation MFKGSYVALITPMHDNGDVDYPALERLINFHIEQGTHGIVAVGTTGESPTLPFDEHVEVVRQTVKMVDKKIPVMAGAGANSTTEAIFLSEQMASVGVDGFLSVVPYYNKPQQAGMVAHFKAIADATDIPVVLYNVPGRTVADMQPETVAELSKHKNIVGIKDATGDLERLKEMQALVDSDFVFLSGDDATSCEFLCQGGHGVISVTANVVPNAIAKMCEAALNDDQLLCREIDKPINSLHTALFIEPNPVLPKWALYKMGMINSPNLRLPMVLPELASQKHIEELLKQHALLKG comes from the coding sequence ATGTTTAAAGGCAGTTATGTTGCACTAATTACGCCGATGCATGATAACGGCGACGTTGACTACCCGGCGCTTGAACGCCTGATCAATTTTCACATTGAACAGGGGACGCATGGCATTGTTGCTGTAGGCACTACCGGTGAGTCACCTACACTGCCTTTTGATGAGCACGTTGAGGTTGTACGCCAGACGGTGAAGATGGTCGATAAAAAGATTCCGGTTATGGCCGGTGCAGGCGCAAACTCTACGACGGAGGCGATCTTTTTAAGTGAGCAGATGGCCAGCGTCGGGGTTGATGGTTTTCTAAGCGTTGTTCCTTACTACAACAAACCGCAACAGGCGGGTATGGTGGCACACTTTAAAGCGATAGCCGATGCCACTGATATTCCGGTGGTACTGTATAATGTGCCGGGCCGGACAGTCGCTGACATGCAGCCTGAAACAGTAGCAGAGCTTTCCAAGCACAAGAATATCGTTGGTATTAAAGATGCTACCGGTGATTTGGAACGACTGAAAGAAATGCAGGCACTGGTAGACAGTGATTTTGTATTTTTAAGCGGTGATGATGCTACCAGCTGTGAATTTTTATGTCAGGGCGGGCACGGTGTCATATCGGTAACGGCTAATGTCGTACCTAACGCAATCGCGAAAATGTGTGAAGCGGCATTAAACGATGACCAGTTATTGTGCCGAGAAATCGACAAACCTATAAATTCACTTCATACGGCGTTGTTTATAGAGCCCAATCCGGTGCTGCCAAAGTGGGCATTGTATAAAATGGGTATGATTAATAGCCCTAATTTACGATTACCGATGGTTTTACCGGAACTTGCCAGTCAAAAACATATCGAAGAACTATTAAAACAACACGCTCTGTTAAAAGGTTAA
- the nrdA gene encoding class 1a ribonucleoside-diphosphate reductase subunit alpha: MNNDLLVTKRNGEQEPIDLEKIHKVITWAAEGLDNVSVSQVEIKAQIQFYDGIKTSEIHETLIKSAADLISTDAPDYQYLAARLAIFHLRKKAYGQFEPPALYDHVAKMVDAGKYDTHLLEDYTPEEFAQMDDFIDHWRDMNFSYAAVKQLEGKYLVQNRVTGDIYESAQFLYILVAACLFANYPKDTRLDYVRRFYNAASTFKLSLPTPIMSGVRTPTRQFSSCVLIETGDSLDSINATASAIVKYVSQRAGIGVNAGRIRALGSPIRGGEAFHTGCIPFYKYFQTAVKSCSQGGVRGGAATLFYPLWHMEVESLLVLKNNRGVEENRVRHLDYGVQFNKLMYQRMMKDGYITLFSPSDVPGLYDAFFADQEKFEALYVQYENDPSIRKKQIKAMELFSLFMQERASTGRIYLQNVDHCNTHSPFDPKVAPVRQSNLCLEIALPTKPLQHVNDEEGEIALCTLSAFNLGAIKSVDEFEELSDLAVRALDSLLDYQDYPVPAAYNATMNRRTLGVGVINFAYFLAKNGVKYSDHSANGLVHRTFEAMQYHLLKASNNLAREKGACPKFNETTYAQGIMPIDSYKKDLDSVCNEPLHMDWDGLREDIKAHGLRNSTLSALMPSETSSQISNATNGIEPPRGHISIKSSKDGILKQVVPEYESLKDKYELLWDIPSNDGYLQLVGIMQKFIDQTISANTNYDPGKYDSGKVPMKLLLKDLLTAYKLGVKTLYYHNTRDGASDASSVEAKAQQQKPQAQEAVMVEDDDCAGGACKI; encoded by the coding sequence ATGAATAACGATTTACTCGTCACCAAACGCAACGGTGAACAAGAGCCCATTGATTTAGAAAAAATTCATAAAGTCATCACCTGGGCGGCAGAAGGACTTGATAACGTATCGGTCTCGCAGGTAGAAATAAAAGCGCAAATTCAGTTTTACGATGGCATTAAAACCAGTGAAATCCATGAAACGCTGATTAAGTCAGCCGCTGACCTTATTTCCACCGATGCGCCGGATTACCAGTATCTTGCTGCGCGTCTGGCAATCTTCCATTTGCGTAAAAAAGCGTATGGTCAGTTTGAGCCCCCGGCGTTATATGATCACGTCGCCAAAATGGTAGATGCAGGCAAATACGATACACACCTGCTTGAAGACTATACGCCTGAAGAATTTGCGCAGATGGACGACTTCATTGATCACTGGCGTGATATGAACTTCAGCTATGCAGCGGTAAAACAACTTGAAGGCAAATACCTGGTACAAAATCGTGTTACCGGTGATATTTACGAAAGTGCTCAGTTCCTTTACATCCTTGTGGCTGCCTGTCTGTTTGCTAATTATCCTAAGGACACGCGCCTGGATTATGTTCGTCGTTTTTATAATGCGGCATCAACATTCAAACTGTCTCTGCCAACACCAATTATGTCAGGCGTACGTACCCCGACCCGTCAGTTCAGTTCTTGTGTACTGATTGAAACCGGCGACAGCCTGGATTCTATTAATGCGACCGCCTCTGCCATTGTTAAGTACGTTAGTCAACGCGCTGGAATTGGTGTTAATGCCGGCCGTATTCGTGCGTTAGGCAGCCCCATTCGTGGTGGTGAAGCATTTCACACTGGCTGCATACCTTTTTATAAGTACTTCCAGACCGCTGTTAAAAGTTGCTCTCAGGGTGGTGTACGCGGTGGTGCTGCTACATTATTCTATCCTCTGTGGCATATGGAAGTTGAGTCTTTACTGGTACTCAAAAATAACCGGGGTGTTGAGGAAAACCGCGTCAGACACCTGGATTACGGCGTGCAGTTTAATAAACTGATGTATCAGCGCATGATGAAAGATGGATACATCACACTGTTCAGCCCTTCTGACGTGCCGGGCCTATATGATGCCTTTTTTGCGGATCAGGAAAAATTTGAGGCGTTGTACGTACAGTACGAAAACGATCCTTCAATCCGTAAAAAGCAGATTAAAGCAATGGAGCTGTTCAGCTTGTTTATGCAGGAACGTGCCTCTACCGGTCGTATCTATCTGCAGAATGTTGACCATTGCAACACGCACAGCCCGTTTGATCCGAAAGTGGCCCCTGTGCGCCAAAGTAATCTGTGCCTTGAAATCGCACTGCCTACCAAGCCGTTGCAGCACGTTAATGATGAAGAAGGTGAAATTGCACTGTGTACGCTTTCTGCATTTAACCTGGGTGCGATTAAGTCTGTTGATGAATTTGAAGAGCTGTCAGACCTGGCAGTACGCGCATTAGACAGCTTGTTGGACTACCAGGATTACCCGGTACCTGCTGCTTACAATGCCACTATGAATCGTCGCACGCTGGGCGTTGGTGTTATCAATTTTGCCTACTTCCTGGCAAAAAACGGTGTTAAGTACTCTGATCATAGCGCAAATGGTCTGGTACACCGTACATTTGAAGCTATGCAGTATCACCTGCTTAAAGCATCGAACAATCTGGCCAGGGAAAAAGGTGCGTGTCCTAAATTCAATGAGACCACTTATGCGCAGGGTATTATGCCTATCGATTCTTACAAAAAGGATCTGGACTCGGTGTGTAACGAACCTTTGCATATGGATTGGGACGGCCTGCGTGAAGATATTAAAGCGCACGGTCTGCGTAACTCCACACTATCTGCGTTGATGCCTTCTGAAACATCGTCGCAAATTTCCAATGCGACCAATGGTATTGAGCCACCGCGCGGTCATATCAGCATTAAATCGAGTAAAGATGGTATTTTGAAGCAGGTGGTTCCAGAGTATGAATCGCTTAAAGATAAGTATGAGCTGCTTTGGGACATTCCCTCTAATGACGGCTATTTGCAATTGGTCGGCATTATGCAGAAGTTTATTGACCAAACGATTTCTGCCAATACCAATTATGACCCGGGCAAATATGATAGCGGCAAAGTTCCGATGAAGTTGCTGTTAAAAGATTTGCTGACTGCTTATAAGCTGGGCGTTAAAACTCTTTACTATCATAACACTCGTGATGGTGCCTCTGACGCCAGTTCTGTAGAAGCCAAAGCGCAGCAACAGAAACCTCAGGCGCAGGAAGCTGTAATGGTTGAAGATGATGATTGTGCAGGCGGTGCGTGCAAAATATAG
- the ubiG gene encoding bifunctional 2-polyprenyl-6-hydroxyphenol methylase/3-demethylubiquinol 3-O-methyltransferase UbiG gives MSNVDEQEISKFGELASRWWDAEGEFKPLHMINPLRLDFIAQHSDGLFDKKVVDIGCGGGILAESMAKMGASVTGIDMAEASLEVARLHGLESGVSVDYQCITAEALANQAQGEYDVVTCMEMLEHVPEPASVVQACAKLVKPGGHVFFSTLNRNPKSYLMGILGAEYILGLVPKGTHQYNRFIRPSELMAMTDRASLTTCHATGLHMNPLTQQFYLSDKNVDVNYMLHTQHA, from the coding sequence ATGTCTAATGTTGATGAACAGGAAATTTCAAAATTTGGCGAACTGGCTTCCCGTTGGTGGGATGCAGAGGGCGAATTTAAACCCCTGCATATGATCAATCCTTTACGTTTAGATTTCATAGCCCAGCATTCTGATGGCCTTTTCGATAAAAAGGTCGTAGACATAGGCTGTGGTGGCGGCATTCTTGCTGAGTCCATGGCGAAAATGGGTGCCAGTGTTACCGGTATTGATATGGCCGAGGCATCGCTCGAGGTTGCACGCCTGCATGGTCTTGAGTCAGGTGTATCGGTGGATTATCAGTGCATTACTGCGGAAGCTCTCGCCAATCAGGCGCAAGGCGAATACGATGTGGTGACCTGCATGGAAATGCTTGAACACGTTCCTGAGCCCGCATCGGTGGTACAGGCCTGCGCTAAGCTAGTAAAACCTGGCGGACATGTATTTTTCTCTACGCTTAACCGTAATCCCAAATCCTACCTGATGGGAATACTGGGTGCCGAATACATTCTGGGGTTGGTGCCCAAAGGTACACATCAATACAACCGGTTTATCCGCCCCTCTGAACTAATGGCTATGACAGATCGAGCCAGCCTGACTACATGTCATGCGACAGGATTGCATATGAACCCGCTTACGCAGCAGTTTTACCTCTCTGACAAGAACGTTGATGTCAACTATATGTTGCACACTCAACATGCATAA
- the yfaE gene encoding class I ribonucleotide reductase maintenance protein YfaE encodes MSKSDERFHIDIVDVGAVSASSDKTLLEAIEAHDIDVHYHCREGFCGACRTKLLCGKVSYTTDPLAYIDDDEILPCCCIPTSALKIDIPR; translated from the coding sequence ATGTCCAAATCTGATGAACGGTTCCACATCGATATCGTCGATGTGGGCGCCGTTTCAGCGTCATCAGACAAAACCTTGTTAGAGGCAATTGAAGCACACGACATTGATGTGCATTATCATTGTCGGGAAGGATTTTGCGGTGCGTGCAGAACTAAGTTGTTGTGCGGAAAGGTTAGTTACACTACTGACCCATTAGCATACATTGACGATGATGAAATACTTCCCTGTTGCTGTATACCCACATCAGCGCTGAAAATAGACATCCCCAGGTAA
- a CDS encoding glycine cleavage system protein R — protein sequence MKQQLIVTILGTDRSGILSEISSLVSETRCNILDSRQAIYGKEFSLTMILEGDHTAITKTECLLPPLCQRLDLLSMMKRTSHHEKQNLEHLFDVEFTGADAEGQIKAVTGFFAERQLSISAFRQRVSTDSDSGQQTMRCKFVVNASTEIDFAQLQSDVMALFDSLSLSGKVVDKSNKESYENATGW from the coding sequence ATGAAGCAGCAACTTATCGTTACCATTTTAGGCACTGATCGAAGCGGCATTCTCAGCGAGATTTCCTCTCTGGTAAGTGAAACCCGATGTAATATTCTTGATAGTCGCCAGGCTATCTATGGAAAAGAGTTTTCACTCACTATGATACTGGAGGGTGATCACACTGCCATTACGAAGACAGAATGTCTTCTACCGCCGCTGTGTCAGCGACTGGACTTGCTTTCAATGATGAAGCGCACCAGTCATCACGAAAAGCAGAATCTCGAACATCTTTTCGACGTCGAGTTCACCGGTGCCGATGCTGAAGGCCAAATCAAAGCAGTGACAGGTTTTTTCGCAGAGCGGCAGCTTTCCATCAGTGCGTTCAGGCAACGTGTGAGTACAGATTCCGACAGCGGCCAGCAAACGATGCGCTGCAAGTTTGTCGTCAACGCGTCAACAGAAATTGACTTTGCACAGTTGCAATCTGATGTAATGGCCTTATTTGACTCTTTATCGTTATCTGGAAAAGTGGTCGACAAATCAAATAAGGAGTCTTATGAAAATGCTACAGGCTGGTGA
- the bamC gene encoding outer membrane protein assembly factor BamC, with the protein MSKSLALVSGLVVLSLAGCSSQLEKSTATGSYKYLKAEQQPKIQVPDELNQPEFSDEYALPTLGQGADKGLVGRDLRIVSPALVHPLVTGSHVQEGSEGAVVTFDQVDDRQPLSQAIWNAVKSFLDKQNVGISQFDEAQNVLVTDWFVLSEEVEDEDSPWYAWSSDIDAEKKRRFKFMLDVKPHGRTASLRTELVEFEQQLGDNTVTEINDFARHREEVDILNEVISHYEYQIQLDNNRRIAEIRQGLQTEMSFNKDGDPAILVKGQYDVVWPRMLLVLRKLGFDVKDLDKSTGLLFVTFNGDDDGWWNNLFSGDSELLDEGDYRLQIARSGDNTTVTFMDDESQPFTAKEVTDLYDPFSEVMTQDNLDI; encoded by the coding sequence ATGAGTAAATCCCTGGCTTTGGTAAGTGGTCTTGTTGTGCTGTCCCTTGCCGGATGTTCAAGCCAACTGGAAAAGAGTACTGCAACGGGTAGCTATAAATATCTTAAAGCGGAACAGCAGCCTAAAATTCAGGTTCCTGATGAACTTAATCAGCCTGAGTTTTCTGACGAATATGCGCTTCCCACGCTGGGGCAGGGTGCTGATAAAGGTTTGGTCGGTCGCGATTTACGGATTGTCTCACCGGCGCTGGTTCACCCCTTAGTAACGGGTTCTCATGTTCAGGAAGGCAGCGAAGGTGCCGTGGTAACCTTTGACCAGGTGGATGATCGTCAGCCTTTAAGTCAGGCGATATGGAATGCAGTGAAAAGCTTTCTGGACAAGCAAAATGTGGGTATCAGTCAGTTTGATGAAGCGCAAAATGTGCTTGTTACTGACTGGTTCGTGCTGTCAGAAGAAGTCGAAGACGAGGACAGCCCATGGTATGCCTGGTCATCAGACATTGATGCAGAGAAAAAGCGTCGGTTCAAATTTATGCTCGATGTTAAGCCGCACGGGCGTACTGCTTCACTTCGCACAGAGCTTGTAGAATTTGAGCAACAGCTTGGCGACAACACAGTGACAGAGATAAATGACTTTGCCCGTCACCGTGAAGAGGTCGATATTCTGAACGAGGTAATCTCGCACTACGAGTATCAGATTCAGTTAGATAACAATCGTCGTATCGCGGAAATCCGTCAGGGCTTGCAAACTGAGATGAGCTTCAACAAGGACGGCGATCCAGCCATTCTGGTAAAAGGGCAGTATGATGTTGTCTGGCCTCGTATGCTGTTAGTGCTGCGTAAGTTGGGCTTTGATGTAAAAGATCTGGACAAATCAACCGGACTGCTTTTTGTCACTTTTAACGGTGATGATGATGGTTGGTGGAACAATCTCTTCTCTGGTGACAGCGAATTGCTTGATGAGGGCGATTACCGATTACAGATTGCACGCAGCGGCGATAACACGACGGTAACGTTTATGGATGATGAAAGTCAGCCATTTACTGCCAAAGAAGTGACCGATTTATATGACCCGTTTTCTGAGGTTATGACACAAGATAACCTGGATATTTAA
- the purC gene encoding phosphoribosylaminoimidazolesuccinocarboxamide synthase — MEKREELYRGKAKTVYVTDDADKLILHFRNDTSAFDGQKIEQLERKGEVNNKFNHFIMSKLEDAGIATQVEELLSDNDSLVKKLEMIPVECVVRNVAAGSLVKRLGVEEGTLLDPPVFEFFLKNDALHDPMVNDYHILSFGWATENQISEMKNLTFRVNEVLKALFDEAGMMLVDYKLEFGIDSVGNIVLGDEFTPDGCRLWDKETRNKMDKDRFRQGLGSVVETYIEVADRLGLKL, encoded by the coding sequence ATGGAAAAGCGCGAAGAACTTTATCGTGGTAAAGCGAAAACCGTATATGTAACCGACGATGCTGATAAGTTAATTCTGCATTTCAGAAACGATACATCGGCTTTCGATGGTCAGAAGATTGAACAGCTTGAGCGTAAGGGTGAGGTAAACAACAAGTTTAATCATTTTATTATGAGTAAGCTTGAAGATGCCGGCATTGCTACGCAGGTTGAAGAATTGTTGTCTGACAATGATTCACTGGTTAAGAAACTGGAAATGATACCTGTTGAGTGTGTTGTCCGAAATGTTGCAGCAGGTTCATTGGTAAAACGCCTCGGCGTGGAAGAGGGCACTTTACTGGATCCGCCGGTATTCGAGTTCTTCTTAAAGAATGACGCGCTTCATGATCCGATGGTCAATGATTATCACATCTTGTCTTTCGGTTGGGCGACTGAAAATCAGATTTCCGAAATGAAAAACCTGACATTCCGGGTCAATGAAGTTCTTAAAGCGTTGTTCGACGAGGCTGGAATGATGCTGGTTGATTACAAACTTGAGTTCGGTATCGATTCAGTGGGTAATATTGTGCTGGGTGACGAGTTTACACCGGATGGTTGTCGCCTTTGGGACAAAGAAACCCGTAATAAAATGGATAAAGATCGCTTTCGTCAGGGACTGGGTTCTGTTGTTGAAACCTACATTGAGGTGGCTGACAGATTGGGTCTTAAGCTGTAG
- a CDS encoding DMT family transporter — MQISTGIRVSFLTAVAMLAFAANSLLCRMALVSTSVSPATFSAVRLVSGAVFLALLISLTRQKQGMQGSWKGALYLFIYAAAFSFAYVAMNTGTGALLLFGAVQITMLIQALRKGETFSLPQWTGFSMAVAGLLILFLPGATVPPLIPALLMLCAGVAWGAYSLIGKSASRPLLMTTGNFVRCVPLSLLLLPFGITDSFSANGIILAVLSGALASGAGYAIWYSALPALSASLAATVQLSVPVLAMIMGWLILDERLTAQMLIAAAVTLSGVGLVIYFRAKVK; from the coding sequence GTGCAGATTTCTACCGGTATTCGCGTTAGCTTCCTGACCGCAGTGGCAATGCTGGCTTTTGCTGCAAACTCACTATTGTGCCGAATGGCGCTGGTGTCTACTTCTGTTTCACCTGCTACCTTTAGCGCAGTAAGACTGGTCAGCGGTGCTGTATTTCTGGCATTATTAATAAGCCTTACCCGGCAAAAGCAAGGTATGCAGGGGAGCTGGAAGGGAGCGTTGTATCTGTTTATCTATGCCGCTGCTTTTTCATTTGCTTATGTTGCCATGAACACCGGCACCGGTGCGCTCTTGCTGTTCGGTGCTGTCCAAATCACCATGCTTATTCAAGCCCTGAGAAAAGGCGAAACCTTTTCACTGCCGCAATGGACTGGCTTTTCAATGGCGGTGGCCGGATTATTGATACTTTTTCTGCCTGGTGCGACGGTTCCTCCCCTGATCCCTGCACTATTGATGCTTTGTGCAGGTGTTGCCTGGGGCGCATACTCGCTCATCGGAAAGTCAGCATCTCGCCCGTTGCTAATGACCACCGGTAATTTTGTCAGGTGCGTTCCCCTGAGTCTGTTACTTCTTCCGTTCGGTATAACTGATTCGTTTTCTGCCAATGGTATTATTCTGGCTGTTCTGTCCGGTGCGCTGGCTTCGGGTGCCGGATATGCGATCTGGTATTCTGCATTACCTGCGCTGAGCGCTTCTTTAGCAGCAACCGTTCAATTAAGTGTACCTGTGCTTGCTATGATAATGGGCTGGTTAATACTGGATGAGCGACTTACTGCGCAAATGCTTATCGCGGCAGCCGTCACGCTTAGTGGAGTGGGGCTGGTGATATATTTTCGTGCAAAGGTAAAATAA